In Chelonia mydas isolate rCheMyd1 chromosome 19, rCheMyd1.pri.v2, whole genome shotgun sequence, the following are encoded in one genomic region:
- the SYTL1 gene encoding synaptotagmin-like protein 1, whose protein sequence is MAQDIDTDALLDLSFLTEEEHEAIVEVLSRDSRLRVLEEGRISKLRESVSDPTQLKILTGDWFCEVRSKRHRHNHFGSDLVRASIRRKKKPKGERGPKHSASVGDLEVISEPAFEEEGTFDVPDAEDRLPQEAAHQLPHPIEAQEDTSQSSKQEAEGKPESTNPFYPLNAEEEEVDTDPSPDSLVTGQSNGAFQNGQEASAGSPPKSNSVDPVNKLMSSSVSSLSSSTLSGSMMSLYSDSDVGNVEVRGCIQFALQYEARKKELQIQVIQCRDLAEAKKQRSDPYVKSYLLPDKSNSKRKTTVKKRSLDPIFNETLKYKIEQLELQGRILNLSVWHHDSLGRNLFMGEVELELSSWDWSNTGPAWFNLQPRMRVLPDLLGSRGKLLFALKFIPAGTDGAGLPPTGELHIWVKAAQSLIPSRSGTLDSFIQCYVLPDDSRTSCQKTRVVKRSLSPVFNHTMVYDGFQAKDLSEACAEFTVWEHETFSKHQLGGIRLSLGTGSSYGLPVAWMDSTEEERQVWERLLAEPRQWIETLLPLRTNLTPRT, encoded by the exons ATGGCCCAGGACATTGACACAGATGCGCTGCTCGATCTGAGCTTCTTGACGGAAGAAGAGCACGAGGCTATTGTGGAGGTGCTGAGCAGGGACTCGCGGCTCAGGGTGCTGGAGGAAGGACGCATCAG CAAACTGCGCGAGTCCGTTTCTGATCCCACCCAGCTGAAGATCCTGACGGGGGACTGGTTCTGCGAGGTCCGCTCCAAGCGCCACCGGCACAATCACTTCGGTTCTGATCTCGTTCGGGCCTCCATCCGCAGGAAGAAGAAACCCAAAG GTGAGCGGGGGCCGAAGCACAGTGCCAGCGTGGGGGACCTGGAGGTGATCAGTGAGCCAGCATTCGAGGAGGAGGGTACGTTTGATGTGCCGGATGCTGAGGACAG GCTTCCCCAAGAGGCTGCTCACCAGCTGCCCCATCCCATAGAGGCTCAG GAGGACACAAGTCAGTCTAGCAAGCAGGAGGCTGAGGGCAAGCCAG AGAGCACCAATCCGTTCTACCCACTGAATgcagaggaagaagaggtggatacTGATCCGTCCCCGGACAGCCTCGTCACAGGACAG AGTAACGGGGCCTTTCAAAACGGCCAGGAAGCCAGTGCCGGGTCACCCCCAAAGAGCAACAGCGTGGATCCCGTGAACAAACTGATGAGCTCCTCTGTATCCAGCCTCAGCTCGTCCACG CTGAGTGGCAGCATGATGAGTTTGTACAGCGACAGCGACGTGGGGAACGTGGAGGTGCGCGGCTGCATCCAGTTCGCCCTGCAGTACGAGGCCAGGAAGAAGGAGCTGCAGATCCAGGTCATCCAGTGCCGGGACCTGGCCGAGGCCAAGAAGCAGCGATCGGACCC GTATGTCAAGAGCTACCTCCTGCCAGACAAATCCAACAGCAAGCGCAAAACGACTGTCAAAAAGCGGAGCCTGGACCCCATCTTCAACGAGACCCTCAAG TACAAGATCGagcagctggagctccagggccggATCCTGAACCTGTCCGTCTGGCACCACGACTCCTTGGGGCGTAACCTCTTCATGGGGGAGGTCGAGCTCGAGCTCAGCTCCTGGGACTGGAGCAACACGGGCCCAGCGTGGTTCAACCTGCAGCCCAGG ATGCGGGTCTTGCCCGACCTTCTCGGCAGCAGGGGCAAGCTGCTCTTCGCACTAAAGTTCATCCCCGCGGGCACTGACG GGGCTGGGCTCCCTCCCACGGGGGAGCTGCACATCTGGGTGAAGGCAGCTCAGAGCCTCATTCCCAGCCGGAGCGGCACCCTGGACTCCTTCATTCAGTG CTACGTCCTGCCCGACGACAGCAGGACGAGCTGCCAGAAGACGCGGGTGGTGAAGCGGAGCCTGAGCCCCGTGTTCAACCACACCATGGTGTACGACGGGTTCCAGGCCAAGGACCTGAGCGAGGCCTGCGCCGAGTTCACCGTCTGGGAGCACGAGACCTTCTCCAAGCACCAGCTGGGCGGCATCCGGCTCAGCCTGGGCACAG GAAGCAGCTACGGGCTCCCGGTGGCGTGGATGGACTCCACGGAGGAGGAGCGGCAGGTCTGGGAGAGGCTGCTGGCAGAGCCCCGCCAGTGGATAGAAACCCTGCTGCCCCTGCGGACGAACCTCACCCCCCGGACTTAG